The following proteins are encoded in a genomic region of Oryzias latipes chromosome 17, ASM223467v1:
- the LOC101167989 gene encoding unconventional myosin-VIIa, which yields MLRKGEWVWVNSTIGVPIGARVKETPSGQRFLVDDDGKEQRLSPEEEASLKIMHPTSVEGVDDMISLGDMTEAGLLRNLLLRHKRGLIYTFVGSVLVAVNPYQEFPIYTAEQVKLYHGRKLGELPPHIFAIAESCYFNMRRNLRSQCCIISGESGAGKTESTKLILQYLTAISGKLSLQEIEKQILESNPILEAFGNSKTIRNDNSSRFGKYLEIFFNKNGVIEGARIEQYLLEKSRVCHQAPEERNYHIFYCILAGLTAEEKKNLNLGKATDYAFLTKGDCIVCEGRDDAKDFDRIRSALKILTFSENQFQDILKLLAAMLHLGNVTFDGTVQNNLETSEVCKSKHFSSTASLLGVKKSTLEKSLTQRSIEANKERVTKPLSSQQAAACRDAVVKAIFNKLFKWIVENINNVIYKRLANNPKSSYLSIGLLDIFGFENFEVNSFEQLCINYANEKLQQFFVGHIFKLEQEEYMKEGIVWNNIKFSDNQNVLDLLADKPCNVFALIDEESQFPKGTDLTFLTKLNQHHRREKTYVASQSQHDTNFGVNHFAGVVHYDTKGFLEKNRDAISYDIKHMIEASTNKSLRQLFQTELSPKGNNVLKNNKVLMTPISSLRAQNNKSKQIPTLCGQFRQSLDSLMKALSICQPFFIRCFKSNNDKKSEVFDRELCVRQLRYSGMIDTIRIRKLGYPVRHSYEAFLKRYRVLLKTAICDPKTSKAATCCEAICKAVIGGKDEWKMGRTQIFLRDTHDAVLERRREEELSRVAVVIQRVMLGHKDRKCFVKKRRAAVVLQKNWKGYRQRKELKMLLNGFGRLVAIVRGRKLRRQYQRQQAAALTIQSQVRGYITRKDLKQKRAVNNEIIAVNAAILLQAHTRGLLARRAYKKIREDAKIESPDAGAHNLPDETDEEDLIGLQLQQRLEEVAAQQAAEKSESESEESESEVNNSKLDPSSSDEKSSESERSSPEPKEIPEQKDSAPDTKSRTSEEEEEEDEFDDETDPFSFYNFSVRYFQHNADHKHTSQRLKKPLLMHEDEGDALACLTVSWIILRFMGDIPEGRHADTVSQLSSTINSATNRRGRRLSSLVGLDQKILRRNKKKLGGGARKPSAIPEEPENLPEEEDLLVGEGTTLDRPLTALEKLHIIAGYGLTRKDIRDEIYCQICKQLVNNRDRNSREQGWRLLALCLGIFPPTDLFMKYLEKFLQRGQQDYKVYCTKRLQRIVANGERRELPCWMELQASVKKELINVSVTLTDGRIISMEIDSASTSAEVCQSLAEEIGLKDTFGFSLYISFFDKMWSLSSCGKHVLDAVSVCEQEMRRQGGEEKDTPWMLSLRKEIFSPWHNCSLDPISTDLIYKQVIKGVKSGDYTCEKEDEYVLIAAMDCYIRFSSDPTKEKVQRVVQDCIPTTLIENKSMAKWVQLITAKVSGETFARQNPSSEEVKGGVVDIAREKWPLEFSKFYEVTMTSGPPLPKSRFVMAVNSSGIFFMERKDRTFLDISYIEVKKVEMATDSVQSVNLSTIRGEFVLKSIEADDMKELLENNLEGLRKLSVYAVAQQDVSKPGDPMYLVCKRGDLLLVKKGESNSARQGWIQAVNKRSNTSGSVKEDNIQFLPTLTEPTEEMLNLLSPKQKKMSIVNNTLQGEETVAPVSLKEFALENFRSVSKDGGRHNSGKGANKEKLWVSSKEPLKQPLLKMLLNNQELSNLACNAFTAILKYMGDYPIKHARSPIELTEQIFGPATQNIELQDEIYCQIMKQMTGNGSRLSMERGWQLMWLCTGLFPPSLNLRNHTKRFLESRPRDPLAAVSLQRIQEICSKEPRKLPPHQAEVDAIQQNSTVIFYKVHFPNNTDDIFEVTSTTTIKDLRISIASQLGLNSADGYGLYMKTTQKIVSLEEQKYFFDNLRQPFEAPKKGKKTKEATVANIPCLVIFKRKLWFNVMPGKDLVADLTFHFPQAMPKYLRGYHNCTKEEMFNLGGLLFRALVDSDRSQFVMIPRMLKDLVPADQISTMSPEEWKKNIIASYNKQSGITVQEAKVAFLQSISSWPTFGSAFFEVKQTCDNSYPSPLWIAISKQGVSLIDPVSKELLMLHQFSRITEYGHKGNTFQMTIRTLVQGINFVCESPMAYAIEDLIRSYVKMYEGQKQVVRPKNNLFFRGFSGKIRD from the exons ATGCTAAGGAAG GGGGAGTGGGTGTGGGTGAACTCCACCATCGGAGTCCCCATTGGAGCCAGAGTCAAAGAAACACCTTCAGGCCAGCGGTTCTTAGTGGACGACGATGGAAAA GAGCAGCGTCTGTCCCCAGAGGAGGAGGCCTCTCTTAAAATCATGCACCCAACATCGGTGGAGGGGGTAGATGACATGATTTCACTCGGTGACATGACAGAAGCTGGCCTACTGAGAAACCTGCTGCTCAGACACAAGCGAGGCCTCATCTAT ACTTTTGTTGGCTCAGTGTTGGTGGCAGTGAATCCATACCAGGAATTTCCTATTTATACAGCCGAGCAG GTGAAGTTGTATCACGGCAGAAAGCTGGGAGAACTCCCCCCGCATATTTTTGCCATTGCTGAGTCCTGCTACTTCAACATGAGGCGTAATCTCAGAAGCCAGTGCTGCATCATCAG cGGGGAGTCTGGTGCAGGAAAGACCGAGAGCACCAAACTGATCCTGCAGTACTTGACAGCTATCAGCGGTAAGCTGTCTCTGCAAGAGATAGAGAAGCAGATACTGGAGTCCAACCCAATTCTCGAAG cttttggaAATTCCAAAACAATTCGTAATGACAACTCCAGCCGCTTTGGAAAATATCTGGAGATtttcttcaacaaaaatggagtCATTGAGGGCGCTCGCATTGAGCAGTATCTTCTAGAGAAGTCCCGTGTGTGCCATCAG GCCCCAGAGGAGCGAAACTACCACATCTTCTACTGCATACTGGCAGGCCTCACagcagaggagaagaaaaatCTCAACCTCGGAAAAGCCACAGACTACGCCTTCCTCACTAAG GGTGACTGCATTGTATGCGAGGGCAGGGATGACGCTAAAGACTTTGACCGCATCCGTTCGGCCTTGAAAATCCTGACTTTCTCCGAAAACCAGTTTCAGGACATTCTAAAGCTTCTTGCAGCCATGTTGCACTTGGGAAATGTCACCTTTGATG GCACCGTCCAAAATAACCTGGAAACCAGTGAAGTCTGCAAGTCGAAACACTTTAGCAGCACAGCTTCCCTGCTGGGG GTGAAGAAGTCCACCCTGGAGAAGAGTTTGACCCAACGCTCCATCGAGGCCAACAAAGAAAGAGTCACCAAACCACTGAGTTCTCAACAAGCAGCTGCCTGCCGAGACGCTGTCGTCAAG GCAATCTTCAATAAACTGTTTAAATGGATTGTGGAGAACATCAACAACGTCATCTACAAACGGCTGGCCAACAACCCCAAGTCGTCTTATCTCTCCATTGGCCTGCTTGATATCTTCGGCTTTGAAAACTTTGAAGTAAACAG CTTTGAGCAGCTTTGCATCAACTATGCCAACGAGAAGCTTCAACAGTTCTTTGTGGGCCACATCTTCAAGCTGGAGCAGGAGGAGTACATGAAAGAAGGCATAGTGTGGAACAACATCAAATTCAGCGACAACCAGAACGTCCTCGACCTTCTGGCCGACAAGCCGTGCAACGTGTTTGCCCTGATTGATGAAGAGAGCCAGTTTCCTAAG GGTACAGACCTCACCTTTCTTACCAAGTTGAACCAGCatcacagaagagaaaaaactTACGTTGCTTCCCAAAGTCAACACGACACCAACTTTGGGGTTAACCACTTTGCAGGGGTGGTCCACTACGACACCAAAG ggttccttgaaaaaaacagagatgcCATCAGTTATGACATCAAACACATGATTGAAGCATCCACCAATAAGTCACTGAGACAGCTTTTCCAGACGGAGCTCTCGCCTAAAGGAAACAACGTCCTCAAAAACAACAAGGTTCTCATGACACCCATTAGCTCTCTCAGG GCCCAgaataataaaagtaaacaaattcCAACACTGTGCGGCCAGTTTCGTCAGTCTCTGGACTCCCTCATGAAGGCTCTGTCCATCTGCCAGCCTTTCTTCATCCGCTGCTTCAAGTCCAACAACGACAAAAAGTCTGAG GTGTTTGACAGAGAACTGTGCGTAAGGCAGCTGAGATACTCCGGCATGATAGACACCATCCGCATCAGAAAGCTGGGATATCCTGTCCGGCACTCCTATGAGGCCTTCCTGAAACGCTACAGGGTGCTCCTGAAGACCGCCATCTGTGACCCCAAAACT AGTAAAGCTGCTACATGCTGCGAAGCCATCTGCAAGGCTGTGATTGGAGGAAAGGACGAATGGAAAATGGGCAGGACTCAAATTTTCCTGAGG GACACCCATGATGCCGTTCTGGAACGGCGGCGGGAGGAGGAACTTAGCAGGGTTGCCGTGGTGATCCAGAGGGTCATGCTGGGACACAAAGACAG AAAGTGCTTTGTGAAGAAGAGGAGGGCGGCTGTGGTGTTACAGAAGAACTGGAAGGGTTACAGGCAGAGGAAAGAGCTGAAAATG CTTTTGAACGGTTTTGGCCGTCTTGTGGCAATTGTCCGCGGTCGTAAGCTCCGGCGTCAGTACCAGAGACAGCAAGCAGCAGCTCTCACCATCCAGAGCCAG GTACGAGGCTACATAACAAGGAAGGACCTGAAGCAAAAGAGAGCTGTAAACAATGAAATCATTGCAGTCAATGCAGCCATTCTGCTTCAGGCTCACACCAGAGGACTTCTGGCAAGAAGAGCCTACAAAAAAATCAGGGAAGATGCGAAAATTGAAAGTCCTGATGCTGGG GCCCACAATTTACCAGATGAGACAGATGAAGAGGATTTAATTGGATTGCAGCTTCAGCAGCGATTGGAGGAAGTAGCTGCACAGCAAGCGGCTGAAAAATCGGAATCTGAGTCTGAGGAATCAGAGTCAGAGGTCAACAATTCTAAACTGGACCCTTCATCCTCAGATGAAAAATCTTCAGAGTCTGAG AGGAGCTCTCCTGAGCCGAAAGAGATCCCAGAGCAGAAAGATTCTGCCCCAGACACTAAGTCAAGAActtcagaagaagaagaggaagaggatgagTTTGACGACGAGACGGATCCCTTTTCATTCTACAACTTTAGTGTCCGTTACTTCCAGCACAATGCCGACCACAAGCACACCTCTCAGAGGCTCAAGAAGCCGCTCCTGATGCACGAGGACGAGGGAGACGCTCTG GCGTGTCTGACTGTGTCGTGGATTATTTTACGTTTCATGGGAGACATTCCTGAAGGTAGACATGCAGACACTGTATCTCAGCTGTCAAGCACCATCAACAGTGCGACCAACAGGCGTGGCCGAAGGCTGAGCAGCCTGGTGGGATTAGAccag aaaatactAAGGAGGAACAAGAAAAAGCTGGGAGGTGGAGCCAGGAAGCCTTCAGCTATTCCTGAAGAG CCAGAGAACCTGCCAGAAGAAGAGGACCTTTTGGTCGGAGAAGGAACAACTTTGGATCGACCGCTTACAGCTCTGGAGAAGTTGCATATAATCGCTGGATATGGTCTGACAAGAAAAGACATCAG GGATGAGATTTACTGTCAGATCTGCAAGCAGCTGGTGAACAACAGGGACCGGAACAGCCGGGAACAAGGCTGGAGGCTGCTCGCCCTCTGCCTGGGGATCTTCCCTCCAACAGACCTTTTCATGAAG TATTTAGAGAAGTTTCTTCAAAGAGGCCAGCAGGATTACAAGGTGTACTGCACCAAGCGCCTGCAGCGCATTGTGGCCAATGGAGAGCGAAGAGAGTTGCCCTGTTGGATGGAGCTGCAG GCGTCTGTGAAGAAGGAGCTTATAAATGTTTCTGTGACGCTAACAGATGGTCGAATTATAAGTATGGAGATTGATTCAGCCTCCACTTCTGCTGAAGTCTGCCAATCTTTGGCTGAAGAAATTGGACTGAAAGACACATTTGGCTTCTCCCTGTACATCAGCTTCTTTGACAAG ATGTGGTCCCTGAGCAGCTGTGGGAAGCACGTGTTGGATGCAGTGTCTGTGTGCGAGCAGGAGATGAGGAGGCAGGGCGGCGAGGAGAAGGACACTCCCTGGATGCTTTCCTTGCGGAAGGAAATTTTCTCCCCCTGGCACAACTGCTCTCTAGACCCCATCAGCACAGATCTGATCTACAAGCAGGTCATCAAGGGGGTTAAGTCTGGAGATTACACCTGTGAAAAG GAGGATGAATATGTTTTAATAGCGGCGATGGACTGTTACATCCGGTTCAGCTCAGATCCCACTAAAGAAAAAGTCCAGAGGGTGGTTCAGGACTGCATTCCCACCACCCTTATTGAGAACAAATCCATGGCCAAATGGGTCCAGCTCATCACAGCAAAGGTCTCTGGG GAAACATTTGCTCGTCAAAACCCAAGTTCAGAAGAAGTTAAAGGAGGGGTGGTGGACATTGCCCGGGAAAAATGGCCACTGGAATTTTCAAAGTTCTACGAAGTTACCATGACGTCAG GACCTCCTTTGCCAAAAAGTCGGTTTGTAATGGCTGTCAACTCAAGTGGCATCTTTTTCATGGAAAGAAAAGACAGGACATTCTTGGACATTTCCTACATAGAAGTAAAGAAAGTCGAGATGGCAAC GGATAGTGTCCAGTCTGTAAATTTGAGCACAATCAGAGGAGAGTTTGTGCTGAAGTCAATAGAAGCAGACGACATGAAGGAACTGCTGGAAAATAATTTGGAAGGGCTCCGGAAGCTCTCTGTGTATGCAGTGGCTCAGCAGGACGTCAGTAAACCAG GGGACCCAATGTATCTGGTATGCAAACGAGGTGACTTGCTGTTGGTGAAAAAGGGTGAAAGTAACTCAGCCAGACAGGGTTGGATCCAAGCAGTCAACAAACGAAGCAATACTTCTGGTTCTGTCAAAGAAGACAACATCCAGTTTTTGCCAACTTTAACCGAACCCACAGAAGAAATGCTG AACCTCCTGAGtccaaaacagaagaaaatgtctaTTGTGAACAACACCCTTCAGGGAGAAGAGACCGTCGCTCCTGTATCTTTGAAAGAATTTGCTCTGGAGAACTTCAG ATCTGTCAGCAAGGACGGAGGTCGGCACAATTCGGGCAAAGGGGCCAACAAAGAGAAGCTCTGGGTTTCCAGCAAAGAGCCTCTCAAACAGCCactgttaaaaatgttgctCAACAACCAAGAACTCAGCAACCTGGCCTGCAATGCCTTCACTG CCATCCTAAAGTACATGGGCGATTACCCCATCAAACATGCTCGAAGTCCAATAGAGCTGACTGAGCAGATCTTCGGTCCAGCCACTCAGAACATAGAGCTGCAGGATGAAATCTACTGCCAGATTATGAAACAGATGACTGGCAATGGCAGCAG GCTGAGCATGGAGCGCGGATGGCAGCTGATGTGGCTGTGCACAGGCTTGTTCCCACCCAGTCTAAACTTGAGGAACCACACCAAGCGCTTCCTTGAATCTCGACCCAGAGACCCGCTGGCTGCTGTCAGCCTGCAGAGGATACAAGAGATCTGCAG TAAGGAGCCCAGGAAGCTTCCTCCCCATCAAGCAGAAGTGGACGCCATTCAGCAGAACAGTACTGTGATCTTTTACAAAGTCCACTTCCCAAATAACACGGATGAC ATATTTGAAGTGACTTCCACAACCACAATCAAAGACCTTCGTATAAGCATTGCCTCTCAGCTGGGACTAAACTCCGCTGATGGATACGGCCTGTACATGAAAACAACTCAGAAG ATTGTGAGCCTGGAGGAGCAGAAGTATTTCTTTGACAATCTAAGGCAGCCATTTGAAGCacctaaaaaagggaaaaaaactaaagaag CCACGGTGGCAAACATTCCATGCCTGGTAATCTTTAAGCGGAAGCTCTGGTTCAACGTGATGCCAGGGAAAGATTTGGTCGCTGACCTCACTTTCCATTTTCCACAG GCCATGCCCAAATACCTGCGAGGATACCACAATTGCACCAAAGAGGAGATGTTTAATTTGGGTGGCCTGCTGTTCAGAGCTTTAGTAGACTCTGACAGATCGCAGTTTGTTATGATCCCCAGAATGCTGAAAGATCTGGTCCCCGCTGACCAGATATCAACCATGTCTCCTGAAGAGTGGAAGAAG aaCATTATTGCATCATACAACAAGCAGAGTGGCATCACAGTGCAAGAAGCCAAAGTTGCATTCCTGCAAAGCATCTCAAGCTGGCCAACCTTTGGATCGGCTTTCTTTGAAGTTAAA CAAACATGTGACAATTCCTATCCAAGTCCACTTTGGATTGCTATCAGTAAGCAGGGTGTCAGCTTGATAGATCCAGTTTCAAAG GAGCTGCTGATGTTGCACCAATTTAGTCGGATTACAGAATACGGACATAAAGGCAACACCTTCCAGATGACCATCCGTACCCTGGTGCAGGGCATCAACTTTGTCTGTGAATCTCCAATG GCGTACGCAATAGAAGACCTCATCAGATCCTACGTCAAGATGTATGAAGGACAGAAGCAAGTGGTACGGCCGAAAAACAACCTGTTTTTTAGAGGCTTCAGTGGCAAAATAAGGGACTAA